From Pseudoleptotrichia goodfellowii, a single genomic window includes:
- a CDS encoding DUF2335 domain-containing protein: protein MPKKSKMTTNRRNDNGMREILLQKQEQYSGIIPHPSIVEGYERNCPGATDRILAMTENQLKCNQELAKMEQENINECRKEALKSEVENIKRGQILGFVILLTMIIGGFILIIFGKDAGGYGTIVASIMLGISSVIWNNKSKKEQEEKQ from the coding sequence ATGCCGAAGAAGTCAAAAATGACAACAAATAGACGAAATGATAATGGAATGAGAGAAATTTTATTACAGAAGCAGGAACAATATTCAGGGATAATTCCACATCCGAGTATAGTCGAAGGGTATGAGCGGAATTGTCCGGGGGCTACAGACAGAATATTGGCTATGACGGAAAATCAGCTTAAATGTAATCAAGAATTGGCTAAAATGGAACAGGAAAATATAAATGAGTGTCGAAAAGAAGCTTTAAAATCTGAAGTAGAAAATATAAAAAGGGGTCAAATTTTAGGATTTGTAATATTGTTGACAATGATTATAGGAGGATTTATTCTTATTATTTTTGGAAAAGATGCAGGAGGATACGGAACAATTGTAGCATCTATTATGTTAGGGATAAGTAGTGTTATATGGAATAATAAAAGTAAAAAAGAACAGGAAGAAAAGCAATAA
- a CDS encoding ABC transporter substrate-binding protein, translating to MLKKMKLIALLTLIMSILIGCQAKKEEAKKESKESTEITLMIPDWGAPTEEMLAEFKAETGISVKVLPTAWDDTKNKISIAAAGKKAVADVVEVDWSWVGEFQSAGWLEPLEVDDATQKDIPSISYFKVKDKIYAVPYANGLRLAYINDEMLSKAGIKRVNEAWNGIDGIEETFDKLKKSKVVDYPMLFPLNAEEKTTTSFLTLAYTRNGKIFNDDDTLNKESALDALQLIKKFIDKGYINPSSVSTPGIDTFRGINNAQGAFLIGPTSFITSSNDPKVSKVVGKITTIPVPGKDGAAKQTITFTEAVGVSAYSQNKEAAKKFVEWFSRPETQLKLNKAINNTPTRTSVIEQMVKEGIIKTPGSIVEQSKIVASPFPNGVPKYYTKMSTEIFNIINQLGQGKLPPEEAANKMEEKVNELAKQNK from the coding sequence ATGTTAAAGAAAATGAAATTAATAGCACTGTTAACTTTGATTATGAGTATTTTAATCGGATGTCAGGCTAAAAAAGAAGAAGCAAAAAAGGAAAGCAAGGAAAGTACTGAAATTACTTTGATGATACCTGACTGGGGAGCTCCTACCGAAGAAATGCTTGCCGAGTTCAAAGCTGAAACAGGAATATCCGTAAAAGTATTGCCTACTGCATGGGACGATACTAAAAATAAAATCTCCATTGCAGCAGCAGGAAAAAAAGCAGTAGCCGATGTTGTCGAAGTGGACTGGTCATGGGTAGGAGAATTTCAAAGTGCAGGTTGGCTTGAGCCTCTTGAAGTAGACGATGCCACACAAAAAGATATTCCGTCCATTTCTTATTTTAAAGTTAAAGATAAAATATATGCTGTTCCTTATGCAAACGGACTAAGATTGGCATATATAAACGATGAAATGCTTTCTAAAGCAGGAATTAAGAGAGTTAATGAAGCTTGGAACGGTATAGATGGTATAGAAGAAACTTTTGATAAATTGAAAAAAAGTAAAGTTGTAGATTATCCTATGCTTTTCCCTCTTAATGCTGAAGAAAAAACAACTACATCATTCCTTACTTTAGCATATACAAGAAACGGAAAAATATTCAACGATGATGATACTTTAAATAAAGAAAGTGCCTTGGATGCACTGCAACTTATTAAAAAATTTATTGATAAAGGATATATTAATCCTTCCAGTGTTTCTACTCCGGGAATTGATACATTCAGAGGAATAAATAACGCACAAGGTGCATTTTTAATAGGTCCTACATCATTTATCACAAGTTCAAACGATCCGAAAGTATCTAAAGTTGTAGGAAAAATAACTACTATTCCTGTTCCGGGAAAAGACGGTGCTGCAAAACAGACTATTACATTTACTGAAGCTGTAGGAGTTTCTGCTTATTCTCAAAATAAGGAAGCAGCTAAAAAATTTGTGGAATGGTTCTCAAGACCTGAAACTCAACTAAAATTAAATAAAGCTATCAATAATACACCTACAAGAACAAGCGTTATTGAGCAAATGGTAAAAGAAGGAATTATAAAAACACCGGGTTCAATAGTAGAGCAGTCTAAAATAGTAGCTTCTCCTTTTCCTAACGGTGTTCCTAAATACTATACTAAAATGAGTACGGAAATATTTAACATTATTAATCAGTTAGGACAAGGAAAATTGCCACCTGAAGAAGCTGCAAATAAAATGGAAGAAAAAGTAAACGAATTGGCAAAACAGAATAAATAG
- a CDS encoding carbohydrate ABC transporter permease, which produces MKETKKDKFIYYITVFFIILFSVGPIFWCFLISITPEGDLLKNNTRLLPETITFINYKNLFSIGSKESETLLNGLSNSMYLSFVTVLIGMPLSVITGYTLARYKFKYKNLIIGFILLTIVIPVFTTIIPIYSFFMEHSMLDSMFWTSVIFISAFIPLNIWIIMNYFRELPEDLWEAAAIEGANERQLFFQIALPLAMPIVLTSSLIIFLMSWKQYIIPVLLLSSHNNKVLTLIMSEFMTRDAVNYSVIAMSGIIVIIPPLLASMVFRKYLVSGLTAGSVKE; this is translated from the coding sequence ATGAAAGAAACAAAAAAAGATAAATTTATTTATTATATTACCGTCTTTTTTATAATTCTTTTTAGTGTAGGACCTATTTTCTGGTGTTTCTTGATAAGTATAACACCCGAAGGGGATCTTCTTAAAAATAATACAAGACTTCTTCCTGAAACAATTACTTTTATTAATTACAAAAATTTGTTCAGTATAGGCAGTAAAGAAAGCGAAACTCTCCTGAACGGGCTTTCCAACAGTATGTATCTGTCTTTTGTTACGGTTTTAATCGGCATGCCGTTATCAGTTATTACAGGCTATACTCTTGCCCGTTATAAGTTTAAATATAAAAATCTGATTATCGGATTTATATTATTAACTATTGTAATTCCGGTATTTACTACAATTATACCTATTTATTCCTTTTTTATGGAGCATTCCATGCTTGACAGTATGTTTTGGACTTCGGTTATATTTATATCGGCTTTCATTCCTCTGAATATTTGGATAATAATGAATTATTTCAGAGAATTGCCCGAAGATTTATGGGAAGCTGCGGCTATCGAAGGAGCAAATGAAAGGCAACTGTTCTTTCAAATTGCTCTTCCTTTAGCAATGCCTATAGTATTGACTTCTTCTCTTATAATATTTCTGATGTCATGGAAACAATATATTATCCCTGTGCTTTTACTGTCCTCTCATAACAATAAAGTCTTAACCCTTATAATGTCCGAATTTATGACAAGAGATGCAGTAAATTACAGTGTTATAGCAATGTCAGGAATAATTGTAATAATCCCGCCGCTACTTGCAAGTATGGTATTCAGAAAATATCTTGTTTCAGGCTTGACAGCAGGCTCCGTAAAAGAATAA
- a CDS encoding carbohydrate ABC transporter permease, with protein MKKDTKGIFLLFPSLILLLISVIFPVILTFRYSLKNYNLTEPYNEKFIWFDNYIKIFKDAHFYNALYNSVIILILVMIIGMTFSIIIGVVLNRKSKINPLLTALVVIPWAMPPIVNGIMWKFIFFPGYGFMNKILLKLHLINTPISWTDNRYLFLIVISIVVAWRIIPFSSLVILANLQNIPESYYDTVQVFGGTKLQSFFYVTLPLLLPSIGVVLINLTTTALNIFDEVIAISGYQFEIQTLLVYNYSNTFNFLDFGYGSAISYVIMLISGIFGYFYVKNMAYEK; from the coding sequence ATGAAAAAAGACACCAAAGGGATATTTTTATTATTTCCGTCTTTGATTTTATTATTAATCTCGGTAATATTTCCCGTAATTCTGACTTTTCGTTACAGTCTGAAAAATTATAATTTAACGGAGCCTTATAATGAAAAGTTCATTTGGTTTGACAACTACATAAAAATATTTAAAGATGCACATTTTTACAATGCTCTGTATAATAGCGTAATTATACTGATTTTAGTTATGATTATAGGAATGACATTCAGTATAATAATAGGAGTAGTTTTAAATAGAAAATCAAAAATCAATCCTTTACTGACTGCTCTTGTTGTTATTCCTTGGGCTATGCCGCCTATCGTAAACGGAATAATGTGGAAATTCATCTTTTTTCCGGGATACGGATTTATGAATAAAATTTTATTAAAACTACATCTTATAAATACTCCGATTTCATGGACCGACAACAGATATTTATTTTTAATTGTAATATCTATAGTCGTTGCATGGCGTATTATTCCTTTTTCTTCACTTGTTATACTGGCGAATTTACAAAATATTCCTGAAAGTTATTATGACACAGTACAGGTTTTCGGAGGCACTAAATTACAGTCATTCTTTTATGTTACTTTGCCTTTATTGTTACCTTCAATAGGAGTAGTACTTATAAATCTTACAACAACGGCACTCAATATATTTGACGAAGTCATTGCTATATCCGGTTATCAGTTTGAAATTCAGACTTTACTTGTTTATAATTATTCAAATACGTTTAATTTTCTGGATTTTGGATACGGAAGTGCTATTTCTTACGTTATAATGCTTATATCAGGGATTTTCGGATATTTTTATGTAAAAAATATGGCTTATGAAAAATAG